A section of the Drosophila sechellia strain sech25 chromosome 3L, ASM438219v1, whole genome shotgun sequence genome encodes:
- the LOC6621479 gene encoding MORN repeat-containing protein 5, which translates to MEQKTTKSSSITQVDILLTGSRYVGPSDELGMQEMGVYIYPDGTRYTGEFLNNRFHGKGTIQIPDSLGVTYQVTHHNGRLVSIDQVNFNDSLPVDFVMKDHYTMSFKPWTYCTPQDRRFYQETKGPIDAVGPNKFQSKDGPNPLNLGRNIFDLGFGLLGNRGFMLDTKTFSNQSIYLGCREARRWIRENCAHGPLSKRHQKQKVLARFAREIIRNNQENAGCRQKQFMTKIHPCKHSTSLDSFASERLHLASTTDSMSSEVQAMRLRHEEFHGKWTRAKSESSVCRIN; encoded by the coding sequence ATGGAGCAGAAGACAACGAAATCTTCAAGCATTACACAGGTGGATATTCTGTTGACTGGATCCAGATACGTTGGTCCTAGTGATGAGTTGGGCATGCAGGAGATGGGTGTCTACATTTATCCGGATGGGACACGCTACACGGGAGAGTTTCTCAACAATCGTTTCCACGGAAAAGGCACCATACAAATTCCTGATTCCTTGGGTGTTACCTATCAAGTTACCCATCACAATGGCAGACTGGTCTCGATCGATCAAGTCAACTTCAATGATAGTCTGCCCGTGGACTTTGTGATGAAAGATCATTACACGATGAGTTTCAAGCCCTGGACTTATTGCACACCGCAGGATCGCCGATTCTACCAGGAGACCAAGGGGCCTATAGATGCCGTCGGTCCTAATAAATTCCAGTCCAAGGACGGACCAAATCCTCTCAACCTGGGTCGCAACATTTTCGATCTGGGCTTCGGACTGCTGGGCAATCGTGGCTTTATGTTAGACACAAAGACGTTTAGCAACCAGAGTATATATCTAGGATGTCGGGAAGCTCGTCGCTGGATCCGGGAGAACTGTGCCCATGGACCACTCAGCAAGCGTCATCAAAAACAAAAGGTATTGGCCCGTTTTGCCCGTGAGATCATCCGGAACAATCAGGAGAATGCAGGCTGCAGACAAAAGCAGTTTATGACCAAAATCCACCCTTGTAAGCACTCCACCAGCTTGGATAGCTTCGCTTCGGAGCGTCTACATCTGGCCAGCACCACGGATTCCATGTCGTCGGAGGTTCAGGCCATGCGGTTGCGTCATGAGGAGTTCCATGGCAAATGGACAAGAGCGAAGAGCGAGAGCAGCGTGTGTCGCATCAACTAA
- the LOC6605065 gene encoding serine protease 1, whose amino-acid sequence MKLLVVFLGLTLVAAGSAKGDSEDPDHIITNGSPAYEGQAPYVVGMAFGQSNIWCSGTIIGDTWILTSAQCLTGSSGVTIYFGATRLSQAQFTVTVGTSEYVTGNQHLALVRVPRVGFSNRVNRVALPSLRNRSQRYENWWANVCGWGLTTFSNGLTDALQCVDLQIMSNNECVAFYGSPTVSDQILCTRTPSGRSTCFGDAGSPLITKQDSTVVGISAFVASNGCTLGLPAGFARITSALDWIHQRTGIAY is encoded by the coding sequence ATGAAGCTATTGGTAGTTTTCTTGGGTCTAACTCTCGTCGCAGCAGGAAGTGCTAAGGGGGATTCCGAGGATCCTGATCACATTATAACCAATGGAAGCCCCGCGTATGAAGGTCAGGCTCCCTATGTGGTGGGCATGGCATTTGGGCAGAGCAACATCTGGTGCAGTGGCACTATTATAGGCGACACCTGGATCCTCACATCCGCTCAATGTCTAACGGGCAGTTCCGGAGTGACCATTTACTTTGGAGCCACCCGGCTTAGTCAGGCCCAGTTCACGGTGACAGTGGGAACTAGCGAGTACGTTACGGGTAATCAACATCTTGCCCTGGTTCGAGTTCCTCGAGTCGGATTCAGCAACCGGGTCAACCGGGTAGCCCTTCCATCACTGAGAAATCGATCCCAGCGCTACGAGAACTGGTGGGCAAATGTCTGTGGATGGGGATTGACCACCTTCAGCAATGGACTCACCGATGCGCTGCAGTGCGTCGACCTTCAGATAATGTCCAACAACGAGTGTGTCGCCTTCTACGGATCCCCCACCGTCTCCGACCAGATCCTGTGCACCCGTACACCCAGCGGCAGATCCACTTGCTTTGGCGATGCCGGCAGCCCCCTGATCACCAAACAGGATTCCACCGTGGTAGGCATTTCCGCTTTCGTAGCCTCCAACGGGTGCACCTTGGGATTGCCCGCTGGATTTGCTAGGATCACCAGCGCACTGGATTGGATCCATCAAAGGACTGGAATCGCATACTAA
- the LOC6605061 gene encoding uncharacterized protein LOC6605061 translates to MSQLNAEAQQRHFITRSSYEGAWDRLVNVMDGFGSYRYPDGSEYRGRFHQGQFHGYGHLRLAQPYRFTVKGEFEHGRLVSVEDMWFSDGLHVEGSFNGMVLQCDEWDYLTPKDRRYHAERRYGQQPVGPTAFLTSKMQPRNIPEHCYDVEEGLFNSKTCWLTDRPSPLHQFMYVSCPQDKDWIKRNCRKARTSRIIEPPSDFCRRIIANNLATERAQLRSTAIYAPNGQVDRERYFHKLTKKRGQPNEPLENIPRRPMPPDDPAWDTEMCVRAYAAMLDKRQKDQMEFQRVHPCAKMETVKRPRRWSSTSDVRNPQSGGPSSCQTDSFGEDELVLNFEESYRSANNMMRKRTADNINVVQSNLIRRNSYMDMTRSIFEL, encoded by the coding sequence ATGTCGCAGCTGAACGCGGAGGCCCAGCAGAGGCACTTCATCACGCGCAGCAGTTATGAGGGCGCCTGGGATAGATTGGTGAATGTGATGGACGGATTTGGGAGCTACCGCTATCCGGATGGGAGCGAGTATCGGGGCAGGTTCCATCAGGGTCAGTTCCACGGCTATGGTCACTTGCGACTGGCCCAGCCGTACCGCTTTACGGTTAAGGGTGAGTTCGAGCACGGTCGCCTGGTGTCAGTGGAGGACATGTGGTTTTCCGACGGCCTGCATGTGGAGGGCAGTTTTAATGGCATGGTCTTGCAGTGCGATGAATGGGATTACCTGACGCCCAAGGATCGGCGTTATCATGCCGAGCGTCGTTATGGCCAACAGCCGGTGGGTCCCACCGCCTTTCTAACATCCAAAATGCAGCCCAGGAATATTCCCGAGCACTGCTATGATGTGGAGGAGGGTCTGTTCAACAGTAAGACCTGCTGGTTGACGGACCGACCAAGTCCGCTCCACCAGTTCATGTACGTGAGCTGCCCGCAAGATAAGGATTGGATCAAGAGGAATTGCAGGAAGGCTAGAACCTCGCGCATAATTGAGCCACCTTCCGACTTTTGTCGCCGCATTATAGCCAACAATTTGGCAACGGAACGCGCCCAGTTGCGAAGCACGGCCATTTATGCACCCAATGGACAAGTGGATCGTGAGCGATACTTCCACAAGTTGACCAAGAAGCGTGGACAGCCGAATGAGCCGCTGGAGAACATTCCCAGACGTCCCATGCCCCCCGACGATCCCGCCTGGGACACGgaaatgtgtgtgcgtgcctaTGCCGCGATGCTGGATAAACGGCAGAAGGATCAAATGGAGTTCCAGCGCGTGCATCCTTGCGCCAAAATGGAGACGGTGAAGAGACCACGCCGATGGTCGAGCACCTCGGATGTGCGCAATCCGCAGTCGGGTGGACCATCCAGCTGCCAGACGGACAGCTTTGGCGAGGATGAACTGGTCCTCAACTTTGAGGAATCATACCGCTCGGCCAACAACATGATGCGGAAACGGACGGCGGACAACATAAATGTGGTGCAATCTAATCTTATACGCCGCAATAGCTACATGGACATGACCCGGTCCATATTTGAGTTGTAG
- the LOC6605068 gene encoding uncharacterized protein LOC6605068, which yields MQNDEEPAAAAGASGLSNGESLRSPPAPAPRRPKPGILRLDIGKPRRSSGGSVDFRCVGSSSSNGNTSNVATGANSENNSGVTSPHQLSVTWAPPCDLDRGGWQMQSSADAKREFYKGQRGRRAASQEDHRSYELNDFPLQNQSSDAESCHQEPHFAQQRPPGIGFDEDGGGGDIDDEESYTISVSAIMQRRASVRGYRGKRGSRSSRRASSPMDHVLDSVERRRSSVYTTSSEEGTNQESTQEQIFENIRLHKEVIQSVKLQPWPIRKKLKLVRQAKTYVARHEGALQERFAMSRSTRDLWARFKILMAARWRHWKRETASFLTVLIPWELRIKEIESHFGSGVASYFTFLRWLMWVNIMIAIPLVAFVIGPEYFATKHGETDPRKRMSDPEARVAGNLFTFWEFEGYLKYSPMFYGYYSSTSGISTSGYKLPLAYFLTAVLVYIYSFVATLRKMAENSRNSKLSSKDDECVFSWKLFTGWDFMIGHAETAHNRIASVVVGFKEALLEEAEKKKDNRNWRVILQRILVNILVMGLLGLSGATVVLLVNHSEDLAKHDNWLSRNAVNVTMTLLSFFLPMIFEALGLFENWHPRQQLRLQLARIMILNMLNLYSLMFSFIYKINSKEKPLQMLKLENETNTMELKNLLSSIEALRAMTPTTSLYGESTSDGLFDDSTSTATWGEDAGGLFSTTAAAALISSTVQRLKCYNMTVKCSKLRRNIISGKHLATTLMVLNLTTPAMVPPTLPTSLPTTLPTTLPTTLPTTLPTTLPTTLPSTLATTTPTTSSIWTSTEATSPTTTTTSPWTTLPPSTTTTEATTTTERATTTTEEAPTTTTLKITTPEINSTTPDTTKPPEKPINTEIPNSTTNSATLSTIPATSNTTNLPLSSTTKLTTTTEKPQGEDNFIYTTGDDEGSYDYGSDSTSDAPDYNSYSEITDYSSEPSEIEDFDEQESTDQADDPLAKVLEQLDENETKGRRKRALAESPFFTSKYSRRHRNESAVSAGQPRETTESVNATPSRWPFNWASNRQTTPRTTTTRRVHSRILTKEEWETLRRLRSRITTTTSTSTTSTTTTTTRRPRWRYRTTTTELTSTTDEESSTTESSTESSSPESTTNAFDSSSSTTEEYEYTTTEGSENRPYYVGYVDISEMGSTIYYDGDSEFLEECVITICPKGDDFFGSTTESPDSTTQSSDSKQLTTVKLTPLERKQKRLKEVQLAIKQIQTNLTTMCWETSLGQELSKVIVFDGLMSIVAPLCIDFLRALFVRYVNQNWCWDMEKTFPQYGDFKIAENILTLINNQGQVWMGIFFSPGLVLINLVKLMIMMYFRSWIVLTCNVPHEVVFKASKSNNFYLSLLLTMLFLCVLPVGYAIVWLRPSWHCGPFSEYNRIAEFITNTTRNALPKQLHEPLDYLTSSSTVIPLLLLLILIIYYLVSLTGALREANQDLRTQLQKEREEERKKIFKVPEVKQAEPTATTLTNRWRKVLEASSPVTPTQPPDFDTEEYKNQARKELISRIMKKALRKGSATSDEDSFVRRDDDDTDSEHQDSLPHDEEAKDKRFGLSRLQQIRRTRKPSLVDIVQIAKQERARAGSIVAGTSSSGTANFPIKETHPKSRFKVEKHERKDKGSMKDKKDTRHRQPPQQQQPPPYESPKDNEHDPDTNSRIVSERRASLLRRHKEQAEGDEPPTTPEAPQTPISPAEPVEQAPEESTPETPTLAKSKFHIVDEKKPPPQEVEDKPLPTPKESGSGGGSLGKFKFRKHKFKSNNVAAAKPEPEVFKFDERSVERSSDVPATPAAEYLNNEPSGTEEQYRSLPSPTPSQGLGHHQRQLSVLSRQGRKKIGNLLALVREAVNLKKDDVEQPGSDESPGPTTPTYLAYTPPPPPSVLSSVSSSTALEMPPTPEPESPTPSAPLHFGSSTSSRPPTKPPKPPAVPTSATAPTATMDDLEELDTAGPITFPKRSDSHRRRTMRQDSQSSIWSDNIPTITISTTGSDECIVHAAAPQNGLPEQRSASPEPTVNIIKIDIENEQEK from the exons ATGCAGAACGACGAGGAaccagcagctgcagccgGGGCTTCGGGGCTAAGCAATGGGGAATCCTTGCGGAGTCCACCGGCCCCGGCGCCACGACGACCCAAGCCGGGTATCCTGCGACTGGACATCGGCAAACCGCGACGCTCATCAGGTGGTTCCGTCGATTTCCGATGcgtgggcagcagcagcagcaatgggAACACCAGCAACGTGGCCACTGGCGCCAACAGTGAG AACAACTCGGGAGTCACATCGCCTCATCAACTCTCTGTGACCTGGGCACCGCCATGCGACTTGGATAGAGGTGGCTGGCAAATGCAGAGCAGCGCCGATGCCAAGAGGGAATTCTACAAAGGACAGCGAGGCAGAAG AGCTGCGTCACAGGAGGACCACAGATCCTACGAACTGAACG ATTTCCCATTGCAAAACCAGAGCAGCGACGCCGAGAGCTGCCACCAGGAGCCCCACTTTGCCCAACAGCGTCCGCCTGGAATCGGATTCGACGAGGATGGCGGCGGTGGCGACATTGACGATGAGGAGAGCTACACAATTTCCGTATCGGCAATAATGCAGAGACGTGCCAGTGTGCGCGGCTATCGGGGCAAACGTGGCAGTCGGAGTTCGCGACGTGCATCCAGTCCCATGGATCACGTCCTGGACAGTGTGGAGCGGCGACGCTCCAGTGTCTATACGACAAGTTCAG AGGAGGGCACCAATCAGGAGTCCACGCAAGAGCAAATCTTTGAGAACATCCGCCTGCACAAGGAGGTCATACAGTCGGTGAAGCTACAGCCATGGCCCATCCGCAAGAAGCTCAAGTTGGTGCGGCAG GCCAAAACATATGTGGCACGCCACGAGGGCGCGCTCCAGGAGCGCTTCGCCATGTCACGCAGCACCCGAGACTTGTGGGCGAggtttaaaattttaatggcGGCA CGATGGCGACACTGGAAACGGGAGACGGCCAGCTTCCTTACCGTCCTCATTCCCTGGGAGCTGCGCATCAAGGAAATCGAATCGCACTTCGGCTCCGGCGTAGCCTCCTACTTTACATTCCTGCGATGGCTTATGTGGGTCAATATCATGATTGCCATTCCGCTGGTCGCCTTCGTCATTGGGCCCGAG TACTTTGCCACAAAGCACGGCGAAACGGATCCCAGGAAAAGGATGTCCGACCCGGAGGCTCGGGTGGCCGGCAATCTTTTCACGTTCTGGGAGTTCGAGGGATACCTGAAATATTCACCTATGTTTTATGG ATACTATTCAAGCACATCCGGCATTAGCACGTCCGGATATAAGCTTCCCTTAGCCTATTTCCTTACCGCCGTTCTGGTCTACATCTACAGCTTTGTGGCCACGTTGAGGAA AATGGCGGAAAACTCGCGCAACTCGAAACTTTCCTCGAAGGACGACGAGTGTGTCTTCTCGTGGAAACTCTTTACCGGCTGGGACTTTATGATTG GACACGCGGAAACGGCGCACAATCGCATCGCATCCGTGGTCGTGGGCTTCAAGGAGGCACTGCTGGAGGAGGCGGAGAAAAAGAAGGATAATCGCAA CTGGCGGGTCATACTCCAGAGGATACTGGTCAATATCCTGGTGATGGGACTGCTGGGCTTGTCGGGCGCTACGGTGGTGTTGCTGGTTAATCA CTCTGAGGATTTGGCCAAGCATGACAACTGGCTGAGTCGCAATGCGGTGAACGTGACCATGACCCTGCTCTCCTTCTTCCTGCCCATGATATTCGAGGCACTGGGTCTGTTCGAGAACTGGCATCCCAGGCAGCAGCTGCGTTTGCAATTGGCTCG CATTATGATCCTGAACATGTTGAACTTGTACTCGCTGATGTTCTCCTTCATCTACAAGATCAACAGCAAGGAGAAGCCGCTGCAGATGCTGAAATTGGAGAACGAAACAAACACCATGGAGCTGAAGAATCTACTTAGTTCGATTGAGGCTCTAAGGGCCATGACCCCCACGACTTCGCTGTATGGTGAAAGTACGTCGGATGGGCTGTTCGATGACTCCACCTCAACGGCAACTTGGGGTGAGGATGCTGGTGGCCTCTTTTCGACCACAGCGGCTGCCGCCCTAATCTCTTCAACCGTGCAGCGTCTCAAGTGCTATAACATGACTGTAAAATGCTCAAAGCTGCGGCGCAACATCATCAGTGGCAAGCACTTGGCCACAACTCTAATGGTTCTCAACCTGACAACACCAGCCATGGTGCCACCAACTTTGCCAACCTCATTGCCCACCACATTGCCCACCACATTACCCACCACATTACCCACTACATTACCTACAACATTGCCTACTACATTGCCCTCCACATTAGCCACCACAACGCCGACAACTTCAAGTATTTGGACTTCCACAGAGGCAACGTCGCCGACAACTACAACGACATCACCTTGGACAACTTTACCGCCCTCGACAACAACCACTGAggcaaccacaacaacagaAAGAGCCACCACAACCACAGAAGAAGCACCAACCACAACCACACTGAAGATCACCACTCCCGAAATAAATAGTACAACACCAGATACTACAAAACCCCCGGAAAAACCTATTAATACTGAAATACCCAACTCAACAACGAATTCTGCAACTTTGAGCACAATACCAGCCACTTCTAATACCACTAATTTACCACTGAGCAGCACCACCAAGCTAACTACAACCACGGAGAAACCCCAGGGAGAGGATAACTTCATCTACACCACCGGAGACGATGAAGGCTCCTACGACTATGGCAGCGATTCCACATCAGACGCTCCGGATTATAATAGCTATTCCGAAATAACGGATTACTCCTCAGAACCGTCGGAAATTGAAGATTTCGACGAACAGGAAAGCACGGATCAGGCAGACGATCCATTGGCCAAAGTGTTGGAGCAGCTCGATGAAAATGAGACGAAAGGACGCAGGAAAAGAGCATTGGCCGAATCACCATTCTTTACCAGCAAGTACAGCAGGCGACATCGCAATGAATCCGCTGTCTCAGCTGGACAACCACGAGAAACCACTGAATCGGTGAATGCCACACCCAGTCGGTGGCCATTTAATTGGGCATCCAACAGGCAAACCACACCGAGAACCACCACAACAAGAAGAGTTCACAGTAGAATTCTAACCAAGGAGGAGTGGGAAACCCTCAGACGACTTAGGAGCAGGATTACTACAACCACAAGTACGTCAACCACCAGCACGACCACGACAACCACAAGAAGACCCAGGTGGAGATATCGAACAACGACTACTGAACTTACGAGCACCACCGATGAGGAATCCTCCACAACGGAGAGTTCCACTGAGTCATCGAGTCCGGAGAGCACCACCAACGCCTTCGATAGCAGTAGTAGCACCACCGAAGAATATGAATACACCACCACGGAGGGATCGGAAAATAGGCCCTACTATGTGGGCTATGTGGACATATCGGAAATGGGGAGTACCATCTACTACGATGGAGACAGCGAATTCCTGGAGGAGTGTGTGATTACCATTTGCCCCAAGGGTGATGACTTCTTTGGCAGCACCACCGAAAGTCCGGATAGCACCACCCAGAGCAGCGACTCCAAGCAGCTAACCACCGTGAAGCTCACTCCGCTGGAGCGGAAGCAGAAGCGTCTGAAGGAAGTGCAGCTGGCGATTAAGCAAATACAAACCAATCTGACGACCATGTGCTGGGAGACCTCCTTGGGCCAGGAGCTCTCCAAAGTCATCGTTTTCGATGGG CTGATGTCCATTGTGGCGCCGCTGTGCATCGACTTTCTGCGCGCCCTCTTCGTCCGGTATGTCAATCAAAACTGGTGCTGGGACATGGAGAAGACCTTTCCCCAG TACGGTGACTTCAAGATAGCCGAGAACATCCTGACGTTGATTAATAACCAGGGCCAAGTGTGGATGGGCATATTCTTCTCGCCGGGCCTGGTGCTCATCAACCTGGTCAAATTGATGATCATGATGTACTTCCGTTCGTGGATAGTGCTCACCTGCAATGTGCCGCACGAGGTGGTGTTCAA GGCCTCCAAGTCGAACAACTTCTACCTATCGCTGCTGTTGACCATGCTGTTCCTTTGTGTCCTGCCCGTTGGCTATGCGATTGTGTGGCTGCGCCCTTCCTGGCATTGTGGACCCTTCTCGGAGTACAACAGGATAGCTGAGTTCATTACGAACACCACCAGGAATGCTCTGCCAAA ACAACTCCACGAACCCCTGGACTATCTAACCTCCTCGAGCACTGTGATTCCATTGCTTCTGCTTCTTATCCTCATTATATACTACCTGGTTTCGCTAACTGGCGCCCTCCGCGAAGCCAACCAGGATTTGCGCACCCAACTCCAGAAGGAACGCGAGGAGGAGCGCAAGAAGATCTTTAAGGTGCCGGAGGTCAAGCAGGCGGAACCAACGGCCACCACGCTGACAAATCGCTGGCGCAAAGTCCTCGAGGCCAGCTCTCCGGTAAcacccacccaaccacccGATTTCGATACGGAGGAGTACAAAAATCAAGCCCGGAAAG AACTAATCTCACGCATCATGAAGAAGGCGTTGCGCAAGGGATCCGCCACGTCGGATGAGGATTCGTTTGTGCGGCGCGACGACGATGACACGGACAGCGAGCACCAGGATTCCCTGCCCCACGACGAGGAGGCCAAGGACAAGCGGTTCGGCCTGTCGCGATTGCAGCAAATCCGGCGTACCCGCAAACCATCGCTGGTGGACATCGTGCAGATTGCCAAGCAGGAGCGGGCACGGGCGGGCTCCATTGTGGCCGGAACAAGCTCCTCTGGAACTGCCAATTTTCCCATAAAGGAGACCCATCCAAAGAGCCGCTTCAAAGTGGAGAAACATGAGCGCAAGGATAAGGGCAGCATGAAGGATAAAAAGGACACCAGGCACAGACAGccgccacagcagcagcagccgccgcccTATGAATCGCCCAAGGACAATGAACATGATCCGGATACAAATTCAAGGATTGTCAGCGAGCGCCGCGCCAGTTTGCTGAGACGCCACAAGGAGCAGGCGGAGGGAGACGAACCACCCACTACCCCCGAAGCACCACAGACACCCATCTCGCCAGCAGAGCCCGTGGAACAGGCGCCCGAGGAATCCACACCCGAAACTCCCAcgctggccaaaagcaaattCCACATAGTTGATGAAAAAAAACCCCCGCCGCAGGAGGTGGAAGATAAACCCTTGCCGACACCCAAGGAGAGTGGCAGTGGCGGTGGAAGTTTGGGCAAGTTCAAGTTCCGTAAGCACAAATTCAAGTCAAATAATGTGGCTGCCGCCAAGCCGGAGCCCGAGGTGTTCAAGTTCGACGAGCGGAGTGTGGAAAGGAGTTCGGATGTGCCGGCAACTCCAGCCGCAGAGTACCTGAACAACGAGCCATCTGGTACTGAGGAGCAGTATAGGAGTCTGCCCTCACCCACGCCCAGCCAGGGTCTGGGTCACCACCAGCGGCAATTGTCCGTGCTTTCCCGGCAGGGTCGCAAGAAGATCGGCAACCTTTTGGCCCTGGTTCGTGAGGCCGTCAATCTCAAAAAGGACGATGTGGAGCAGCCGGGCTCGGATGAGTCGCCGGGTCCCACAACGCCCACCTACTTGGCGTAcacaccgccaccaccaccatcagtATTGTCCAGCGTGTCCAGTTCGACTGCCTTGGAAATGCCACCTACTCCGGAACCTGAATCTCCCACGCCCAGTGCACCACTACACTTTGGCAGCAGCACATCCTCTCGTCCGCCTACCAAGCCACCCAAGCCTCCAGCTGTGCCCACATCGGCCACTGCTCCAACGGCCACCATGGATGACCTGGAGGAACTGGACACAGCCGGTCCTATTACATTTCCCAAACGCAGCGATTCCCATCGCCGTCGCACGATGAGGCAGGATTCACAGAGCTCCATTTGGTCGGATAATATACCCACAATTACTATAAGCACCACCGGCAGCGATGAGTGCATTGTGCACGCAGCTGCTCCACAAAATGGACTTCCCGAGCAGCGAAGTGCTTCCCCGGAGCCCACGGTCAACATTATAAAGATTGACATTGAGAACGAGCAGGAGAAATGA